A single region of the Marinobacter salinisoli genome encodes:
- the ychF gene encoding redox-regulated ATPase YchF encodes MGFNCGIVGLPNVGKSTLFNALTKAGIGAENFPFCTIEPNAGVVPMPDPRLNKLADIVKPERVVPTSMEFVDIAGLVAGASKGEGLGNQFLANIRQTDAIAHVVRCFEDENVIHVANKVHPAADIEVINTELALADMDTVEKAIKRVQRVAKSGDKTAKAQLEVFEKLLPVLNEGKPVRGMELSDDEQALIRELCLLTVKPTMYIANVSEDGFENNPYLDEVKAIAAEEGAVVVPICNKIEAEISELEDDEKSMFLEEMGMEEPGLDRVIRAGYNLLGLQTYFTAGVKEVRAWTTKIGATAPQSAGVIHTDFERGFIRAEVVSYDDYVAGNGEAGAKEAGKWRLEGKDYIVKDGDVIHFRFNV; translated from the coding sequence ATGGGCTTTAACTGCGGCATCGTTGGTCTTCCCAACGTCGGCAAATCCACCCTGTTCAACGCACTGACCAAAGCCGGCATTGGCGCTGAGAACTTCCCGTTCTGCACCATCGAACCCAATGCAGGCGTGGTCCCCATGCCGGACCCGCGCCTGAACAAACTGGCTGACATCGTCAAGCCAGAGCGGGTTGTGCCCACCTCCATGGAATTCGTGGATATTGCCGGGCTGGTCGCCGGCGCCTCCAAGGGCGAAGGTCTGGGCAACCAGTTCCTGGCCAACATTCGCCAGACCGACGCCATCGCCCATGTTGTGCGGTGCTTTGAAGACGAGAACGTAATCCACGTCGCCAACAAGGTGCATCCGGCGGCCGACATCGAAGTGATCAACACCGAACTGGCGCTGGCCGACATGGACACTGTCGAGAAAGCCATCAAGCGGGTGCAGCGGGTCGCCAAGAGTGGCGACAAAACCGCCAAAGCACAGCTGGAGGTGTTCGAAAAGTTGCTGCCGGTACTGAACGAAGGCAAGCCAGTGCGCGGTATGGAGCTGTCTGACGACGAACAGGCGCTGATTCGGGAACTGTGCCTGTTGACGGTCAAACCAACCATGTACATCGCCAACGTGAGCGAAGATGGGTTCGAAAACAACCCGTACCTGGATGAAGTAAAGGCGATCGCAGCGGAAGAAGGCGCCGTTGTCGTGCCGATCTGCAACAAGATCGAAGCTGAAATCTCCGAACTGGAAGACGACGAGAAGTCCATGTTTCTGGAGGAAATGGGCATGGAAGAGCCTGGCCTGGACCGGGTCATCCGGGCCGGTTACAACCTGCTGGGTCTGCAGACCTACTTCACTGCCGGCGTAAAAGAGGTTCGTGCATGGACCACCAAGATCGGCGCCACAGCACCTCAGTCAGCGGGTGTGATCCACACCGATTTCGAACGCGGCTTTATTCGAGCTGAAGTGGTCAGCTACGACGATTACGTGGCCGGAAACGGTGAAGCCGGGGCCAAGGAAGCCGGAAAATGGCGCCTCGAAGGCAAGGATTACATCGTGAAGGACGGCGACGTTATCCACTTCCGCTTCAACGTATAA
- the pth gene encoding aminoacyl-tRNA hydrolase — translation MAQDILMVVGLGNPGSDYENTRHNAGALFVEALARQAGQSLRPERKYHGLYARIHWQGMDLHLLNPTTFMNRSGLSIKALADFFKISPEQILVAHDELDLPPGTAKLKKGGGHGGHNGLRDAISHLGTRDFQRLRLGIGHPGDSRQVTGYVLGRFGKREHEQLDAVVDEVMRVLPDAANGKLAAAMNRLHSFKPE, via the coding sequence ATGGCACAGGACATTCTCATGGTGGTGGGGCTGGGTAACCCCGGTTCCGACTATGAAAATACCCGCCATAACGCCGGCGCCCTGTTCGTCGAAGCACTGGCCCGCCAAGCGGGCCAGTCGCTGCGCCCCGAGCGCAAATACCACGGGCTCTACGCCCGCATCCATTGGCAGGGCATGGACCTGCATCTCCTGAATCCCACCACATTCATGAACCGCAGCGGCCTGTCCATCAAGGCTCTGGCGGATTTCTTCAAGATTTCTCCCGAACAGATTCTCGTCGCCCACGACGAACTCGACCTCCCACCCGGCACAGCCAAACTGAAGAAAGGCGGTGGTCACGGCGGACACAACGGACTGCGCGACGCCATCAGCCACTTGGGCACCCGGGATTTCCAGCGCCTGCGCCTTGGCATAGGCCACCCCGGCGACAGCCGGCAGGTCACCGGTTACGTACTCGGCCGGTTCGGCAAGCGAGAGCACGAACAACTGGATGCCGTCGTTGACGAAGTCATGCGGGTACTGCCCGATGCGGCCAACGGCAAACTGGCCGCCGCCATGAACCGGCTGCACAGTTTCAAGCCCGAGTAA